Proteins found in one Trueperaceae bacterium genomic segment:
- a CDS encoding alpha/beta hydrolase — protein ALACTGAAQPSPWAGTWRGAIDPGPGELALVVRLDVGPDGPRGTLDVPLQGARDVPLDVVLLDPDTIRFTAPDLPAAPIFTGRRTGDVLEGDLVQGAARLPFRLERVPTDAGATAPGDRGAAGDASGPTLPGAAAGLTPRPYAETEVAVAGPAGPLAGTLTLPRGLGPHPVALLLSTSGAQDRDGRVAGHPTVRTLADALTRAGIATLRFDDRGVGGSAGTYADAGLDGLTADALAALAWIPLRSDLAADRVAVVGHGLGGIVAARATLAAHAPARRPDLVAGPVADPVVPAATVLLAAPAADGLAVAIDRARAARPTADGPSADAEATYLRQLHAAFQAGDAARATALARAWATRRLQARPAAEIPTSEADRDRIVAADVRDATAPTARDALLAEPADVLAALPGPALGVYGARDVQVVAASNAAALRAAWASPPDAVRAPDRPPGVPHDRDVVVLAGVTHALRSTAGPAPGANGTDADAIAAGVKARVTAFLEAHLFGW, from the coding sequence CGCGTTGGCGTGCACCGGCGCGGCGCAACCGTCCCCGTGGGCGGGCACCTGGCGCGGCGCGATCGACCCCGGGCCGGGCGAGCTGGCGCTCGTCGTCCGCCTCGACGTCGGTCCGGACGGCCCGCGCGGGACGCTGGACGTCCCGCTCCAGGGCGCGCGCGACGTCCCCCTCGACGTCGTCCTCCTCGACCCCGACACGATCCGCTTCACCGCGCCGGACCTACCCGCCGCCCCGATCTTCACCGGTCGACGGACCGGGGACGTCCTCGAGGGCGACCTCGTGCAGGGGGCGGCCCGCCTCCCGTTTCGACTCGAGCGGGTCCCCACCGACGCCGGTGCGACCGCCCCAGGGGACCGCGGCGCCGCCGGAGACGCGTCCGGTCCCACCCTCCCCGGTGCGGCGGCGGGCCTCACGCCCCGCCCCTACGCCGAAACCGAGGTCGCGGTGGCCGGCCCCGCCGGCCCGCTCGCGGGGACCCTCACCCTGCCGCGCGGGCTGGGCCCCCACCCGGTCGCGCTGCTGCTCTCGACGTCCGGCGCGCAGGACCGCGACGGACGCGTCGCGGGCCACCCGACGGTCCGCACCCTGGCCGACGCCCTGACCCGCGCCGGCATCGCCACCCTCCGGTTCGACGACCGCGGCGTCGGCGGCAGCGCCGGCACGTACGCCGACGCGGGCCTGGACGGCCTCACCGCCGACGCGCTCGCGGCGCTCGCCTGGATCCCCCTACGAAGCGACCTCGCCGCGGACCGCGTCGCCGTCGTCGGGCACGGGCTCGGGGGGATCGTCGCGGCCCGCGCGACCCTCGCCGCGCACGCGCCGGCGCGCCGCCCCGACCTCGTCGCCGGGCCGGTGGCCGACCCCGTCGTTCCCGCCGCGACCGTCCTGCTGGCCGCGCCCGCCGCCGACGGGCTCGCCGTCGCCATCGACCGGGCCCGGGCGGCGCGCCCGACCGCGGACGGCCCGTCCGCCGACGCGGAGGCGACGTACCTCCGGCAGCTGCACGCCGCGTTCCAGGCGGGCGACGCCGCCCGCGCGACCGCGCTCGCACGGGCGTGGGCGACCCGCCGGCTGCAGGCCCGCCCCGCCGCCGAGATCCCCACCAGCGAAGCGGACCGCGACCGGATCGTCGCCGCCGACGTGCGGGACGCGACCGCGCCGACGGCCCGCGACGCCCTCCTCGCCGAACCCGCCGACGTGCTGGCGGCGCTGCCGGGACCGGCGCTCGGGGTGTACGGGGCGCGCGACGTCCAGGTGGTCGCGGCGTCGAACGCGGCGGCGTTGCGCGCCGCGTGGGCCAGCCCCCCGGACGCCGTACGCGCGCCCGACCGCCCGCCCGGGGTTCCCCACGACCGCGACGTGGTCGTCCTCGCGGGCGTGACGCACGCGCTGCGGTCGACCGCGGGGCCGGCGCCCGGTGCGAACGGCACCGACGCGGACGCGATCGCGGCCGGCGTGAAGGCGCGCGTGACGGCGTTCCTGGAGGCGCACCTGTTCGGGTGGTGA
- a CDS encoding AAA family ATPase, whose amino-acid sequence MADAPSLFQAADEPLAARMRPRTLDEFVGQGHVVGPGRLLRRAILADRLASLLLHGPPGTGKTTLARVIAGSTKAEFVALNAVLAGVKDLREQVAAAAERQRRGGRTLLFVDEVHRFNKAQQDALLPSVEAGIVTFIGATTENPYFEVNAALVSRSRVFQLVPLTEDDLRAVARAALTDEVRGFGTLDVRLEDDALDHLVSVANGDARSLLNALELAVVTTEPDARGAIVVDRTAAEESIQRRAVLYDKEGDAHFDVISAFIKSVRGSDPDAALYWLAKMVHAGEDPRFILRRLRILASEDVGLADPQALVHTEAAAQTYEAVGMPEGRYALAQATLYLATAPKSNSAMAFFDALAAVEREGRGDVPAHLKDAHRDGAGFGHGRGYLYPHAYRDHWVAQQYLPTALQGRLFYDPSGVGYEATIADDVARRRDAQLAAMTGGDPGEGEILSTSPWDAERDAWAERTLSGRSDLVEALRERLVEAAGLARHHRVLDLAVRSGWTTFEAMRRTPEGHVWSLPHGEAAADAIRARVAGRPELERPVVAVRPEGDGTDGAPWWAALAEGDAPPTFDRLLAVGQRATVEPAAEAWLAHLAPAGRAVLLDPAPGAGGRLADAVGDALDAPRAALLAAAEAALAAPDGEDALDASVEAWTAAGGVVERREAFDVTVERRFAAATVDGWFEADRPLPAALADAGADGSDVAAIRAALTRALTAGVAWRSRWTLRVVRRGDAPPDA is encoded by the coding sequence ATGGCGGACGCCCCCAGCCTGTTCCAGGCGGCCGACGAGCCGCTCGCCGCCCGCATGCGGCCGCGCACCCTCGACGAGTTCGTCGGGCAGGGGCACGTCGTGGGGCCCGGGCGGCTGCTGCGCCGCGCGATCCTCGCCGACCGACTCGCCAGCCTCCTGCTGCACGGCCCCCCGGGGACCGGCAAGACGACCCTCGCGCGCGTCATCGCCGGCTCGACGAAGGCGGAGTTCGTGGCCCTCAACGCGGTGCTGGCGGGCGTCAAGGACCTCCGCGAGCAGGTGGCCGCCGCCGCCGAACGCCAGCGGCGGGGCGGGCGGACGTTGCTGTTCGTCGACGAGGTGCACCGCTTCAACAAGGCGCAACAGGACGCCCTACTGCCGTCGGTCGAGGCGGGGATCGTGACGTTCATCGGGGCGACGACGGAGAACCCGTACTTCGAGGTGAACGCCGCCCTGGTCTCGCGCAGCCGCGTGTTCCAACTCGTGCCCCTGACCGAGGACGACCTCCGGGCGGTGGCCCGCGCCGCCCTGACCGACGAGGTCCGGGGTTTCGGCACGCTCGACGTCCGCCTCGAGGACGACGCGCTCGACCACCTCGTGTCGGTCGCCAACGGCGACGCGCGGTCGTTGTTGAACGCCCTCGAGCTGGCGGTCGTCACGACCGAACCGGACGCGCGGGGCGCCATCGTCGTGGACCGCACCGCCGCGGAGGAATCCATCCAACGGCGGGCGGTGCTGTACGACAAGGAGGGGGACGCGCACTTCGACGTCATCAGCGCCTTCATCAAGAGCGTCCGCGGCAGCGACCCCGACGCCGCGCTGTACTGGCTGGCGAAGATGGTGCACGCCGGGGAGGACCCCCGCTTCATCCTGCGGCGCCTGCGCATCCTGGCCAGCGAGGACGTCGGTCTGGCGGACCCGCAGGCGCTCGTGCACACCGAAGCGGCGGCGCAGACGTACGAGGCGGTCGGCATGCCGGAGGGGCGCTACGCGCTGGCGCAGGCCACGCTGTACCTGGCGACCGCCCCGAAGTCGAACAGCGCCATGGCGTTCTTCGATGCCCTCGCCGCCGTCGAGCGGGAGGGGCGCGGCGACGTGCCGGCGCACCTGAAGGACGCCCACCGCGACGGGGCGGGGTTCGGGCACGGTCGGGGGTACCTGTACCCGCACGCCTACCGCGATCATTGGGTCGCGCAGCAGTACCTCCCCACCGCCCTGCAGGGCCGCCTGTTCTACGACCCCTCCGGCGTGGGGTACGAGGCGACGATCGCGGACGACGTCGCCCGCCGGCGCGACGCGCAGCTCGCGGCGATGACGGGCGGCGATCCGGGGGAGGGGGAGATCCTCTCCACCAGCCCCTGGGACGCGGAACGCGACGCGTGGGCGGAGCGCACCCTGTCGGGGCGCAGCGACCTGGTCGAGGCCCTCCGCGAGCGCCTGGTGGAGGCCGCCGGGCTGGCCCGCCACCACCGCGTGCTGGACCTGGCGGTCCGGTCGGGCTGGACGACGTTCGAGGCGATGCGGCGGACGCCCGAGGGGCACGTGTGGTCGCTGCCGCACGGCGAGGCGGCGGCGGACGCGATCCGCGCGCGCGTCGCCGGCCGTCCCGAGCTCGAACGCCCGGTCGTCGCCGTCCGCCCCGAGGGCGACGGGACCGACGGCGCGCCGTGGTGGGCTGCGCTCGCGGAAGGGGACGCACCCCCGACCTTCGACCGGCTTCTCGCCGTCGGGCAGCGCGCGACGGTCGAGCCCGCCGCCGAAGCGTGGCTCGCGCACCTCGCGCCGGCGGGGCGGGCGGTGCTCCTCGATCCCGCCCCCGGGGCCGGGGGGCGGCTCGCGGACGCGGTCGGGGACGCCCTCGACGCCCCCCGGGCGGCGCTGCTCGCCGCCGCCGAAGCGGCGCTCGCGGCGCCGGACGGGGAGGACGCCCTCGACGCGTCGGTGGAGGCGTGGACGGCGGCCGGCGGGGTCGTCGAGCGGAGGGAGGCGTTCGACGTCACCGTCGAGCGCCGCTTCGCCGCCGCGACGGTCGACGGCTGGTTCGAAGCGGACCGGCCGTTACCCGCCGCCCTCGCCGACGCCGGCGCGGACGGGAGCGACGTCGCGGCGATCCGCGCGGCGCTGACGCGCGCGTTGACGGCGGGTGTGGCGTGGCGGTCGCGGTGGACCCTGCGGGTCGTCCGGAGGGGCGACGCCCCCCCGGACGCCTGA
- the phnE gene encoding phosphonate ABC transporter, permease protein PhnE: MATPTVPPQPAPQRRNARLRLAAAVGVAVLAVVTLATLDLPSVERVATGITSNVPPILRGLVTPEWSLLPRAIAVMFETLFMAILGTIVGGLFAFPISFLASGNLMPSAVLAYPGKVLLVAVRTFPEILLAIIFVAATGPGPTAGIMAMGIHSIGFLGKIFGDVVEGIDPGPNEAIRAVGGNGLHVFLWSVTPQVLPEFASNLLFRFEINLRAATVLGLVGAGGIGLILQQRLQFRLWGEVTVILLVIIVFVIVVDALSARLRRALA; encoded by the coding sequence ATGGCGACGCCGACCGTCCCCCCCCAACCCGCCCCGCAACGCCGCAACGCCCGCCTCCGCCTCGCAGCGGCGGTCGGCGTGGCGGTCCTGGCGGTCGTGACCCTCGCGACCCTCGACCTGCCCAGCGTCGAGCGGGTCGCGACCGGCATCACGTCGAACGTCCCGCCGATCCTCCGCGGGTTGGTGACGCCCGAGTGGAGCCTCCTCCCCCGCGCGATCGCGGTGATGTTCGAGACGCTGTTCATGGCGATCCTCGGCACGATCGTCGGCGGCCTGTTCGCCTTCCCGATCTCGTTCCTTGCGAGCGGCAACCTGATGCCGTCGGCCGTCCTGGCCTACCCCGGGAAGGTGCTCCTCGTCGCGGTCCGGACCTTCCCGGAGATCCTGCTGGCCATCATCTTCGTCGCGGCCACCGGGCCCGGCCCGACCGCCGGGATCATGGCGATGGGCATTCACTCGATCGGCTTCCTCGGCAAGATCTTCGGGGACGTCGTCGAGGGCATCGACCCCGGCCCGAACGAAGCGATCCGCGCGGTCGGCGGGAACGGCCTGCACGTCTTCCTGTGGAGCGTCACGCCGCAGGTCCTGCCGGAGTTCGCGTCGAACCTGTTGTTCCGCTTCGAGATCAACCTGCGCGCCGCGACCGTCCTCGGCCTCGTCGGGGCGGGCGGGATCGGCCTGATCCTGCAGCAACGCCTGCAGTTCCGCTTGTGGGGCGAGGTGACCGTCATCCTGCTGGTCATCATCGTGTTCGTGATCGTCGTCGATGCGCTGAGCGCCCGCCTTCGGCGCGCCCTGGCCTGA
- the phnE gene encoding phosphonate ABC transporter, permease protein PhnE has protein sequence MQASAALPARSAAQRLRTTTTLGLILGAIAVSAWQTEFSLASLVLGTVDFVEFFAKLVPDWSYLPEIWGPLLETVQIAYLGTLFGALLAYPLLFLASINTAPNRVVLMVTRSLLTVLRSIPDLLFAALLAPVLSIGPLPGVVALTLFTIAVLTKLGSESVEAVDPGPLEALRAAGATRNQTIQFAVLPQVGATLTSFLLYAFEINVRASVVLGLVGAGGIGQDLLGRLNFFAYGDVSLIVLATFALVLAIDGASIWLRARLI, from the coding sequence ATGCAGGCTAGCGCCGCCCTCCCGGCGCGCAGCGCCGCGCAACGCCTCCGCACCACCACCACCCTCGGGCTGATCCTCGGGGCGATCGCGGTGTCCGCCTGGCAGACCGAGTTCTCCCTCGCCAGCCTGGTGCTCGGCACGGTCGATTTCGTCGAGTTCTTCGCGAAGCTCGTGCCCGACTGGAGCTACCTCCCCGAGATCTGGGGGCCGCTCCTCGAGACGGTCCAGATCGCCTACCTCGGGACGTTGTTCGGCGCGCTTCTCGCGTACCCGCTGTTGTTCCTCGCGTCGATCAACACCGCCCCGAACCGCGTCGTGTTGATGGTGACGCGGTCCCTCCTCACGGTGTTGCGGTCGATCCCCGACCTGCTCTTCGCGGCGCTCCTCGCCCCCGTCCTCAGCATCGGCCCGCTGCCCGGCGTCGTCGCGTTGACGCTGTTCACGATCGCGGTCCTCACGAAGCTCGGGTCGGAAAGCGTCGAGGCGGTCGACCCCGGCCCCCTCGAGGCGCTCCGCGCGGCCGGCGCGACCCGGAACCAGACGATCCAGTTCGCGGTCCTCCCGCAGGTCGGCGCGACGCTGACGAGTTTCCTGCTGTACGCCTTCGAGATCAACGTCCGCGCGTCGGTCGTGCTCGGGCTGGTCGGTGCGGGCGGGATCGGACAGGACCTGCTGGGTCGCCTCAACTTCTTCGCGTACGGCGACGTGAGCCTCATCGTGCTGGCGACGTTCGCGTTGGTCCTCGCGATCGACGGCGCGTCGATCTGGTTGCGCGCGAGGTTGATCTGA
- the phnC gene encoding phosphonate ABC transporter ATP-binding protein, protein MIEVDHLDVVYPNGFQALHDVNLQVEDGAFVVIVGLSGAGKSTLIRTINHLVPPARGDVRIDGRSITTARGADLRALRSEIGMIFQTFNLVKRSTVMRNVLAGRLGHVPAWRGLLGAFGADDREAAADALVRVGIPDKAWQRADALSGGQQQRVGIARALAQRPRVMLADEPVASLDPPTSHAVMQDLKRIAREDGITTLVNLHFIDMARQYADRIVGMNDGRIVFDGPPAEATDAVFERIYGRPIDADTDLRGDADTVATPADAG, encoded by the coding sequence GTGATCGAAGTCGACCACCTCGACGTCGTCTACCCCAACGGCTTCCAAGCGCTGCACGACGTGAACCTCCAGGTGGAGGACGGTGCGTTCGTCGTCATCGTCGGCCTGTCGGGCGCCGGGAAGTCGACGTTGATCCGCACGATCAACCACCTCGTGCCCCCCGCACGGGGCGACGTCCGCATCGACGGCCGCTCCATCACGACCGCCCGCGGCGCGGACCTGCGGGCGTTGCGCAGCGAGATCGGCATGATCTTCCAGACGTTCAACCTCGTCAAGCGCTCCACCGTCATGCGCAACGTCCTCGCCGGCCGCCTCGGGCACGTCCCCGCCTGGCGGGGCCTCCTCGGGGCGTTCGGGGCCGACGACCGCGAGGCGGCCGCCGACGCCCTCGTCCGCGTCGGCATCCCCGACAAGGCCTGGCAGCGCGCCGACGCGTTGTCCGGCGGGCAGCAGCAACGCGTCGGGATCGCTCGCGCGCTCGCGCAACGCCCCCGCGTGATGCTCGCCGACGAACCGGTCGCCAGCCTCGACCCGCCCACCAGCCACGCGGTGATGCAGGACCTCAAACGCATCGCGCGGGAGGACGGCATCACGACCCTCGTGAACCTCCACTTCATCGACATGGCGCGCCAGTACGCCGACCGCATCGTCGGCATGAACGACGGCCGCATCGTCTTCGACGGCCCCCCGGCGGAGGCGACCGACGCGGTGTTCGAACGCATCTACGGCCGCCCCATCGACGCCGACACCGACCTGCGCGGCGACGCCGACACCGTCGCCACACCGGCCGATGCAGGCTAG
- a CDS encoding phosphate/phosphite/phosphonate ABC transporter substrate-binding protein, translating into MNRMLRTLTALLLAAGLVGVATAQSDVEDFPIELTIGMVPSVESQTLVESLEPLAEYLENELLIPVDTFVSTNYVGLVEAIGNQRIDVGLFGPASMVQAIDRYDAKPIVATVRYGASTYKSQFNVKCDGDFQTFESLEGARMAFVDPGSTSGYQYPYAHLLNNYGIDPDEDMTTIFAGGHDASVLAVYNGDVDVAASFDDARSNVEGDFPDVMDEVCVLGYTNDIPNDGAVVRSGLSDEVANIIRQALVELGDTEEGVAIIDELVSGDAFATINSSAYDPVREVQKTFQ; encoded by the coding sequence ATGAACCGCATGCTTCGCACCCTGACCGCCCTCCTGCTCGCCGCCGGCCTGGTCGGCGTCGCCACCGCGCAGTCCGACGTCGAGGATTTCCCGATCGAACTCACGATCGGCATGGTGCCCAGCGTCGAGTCGCAGACCCTCGTCGAGTCGCTCGAGCCGCTCGCGGAGTACCTCGAGAACGAACTCCTGATCCCGGTCGACACCTTCGTCAGCACGAACTACGTCGGTCTGGTCGAAGCGATCGGCAACCAGCGCATCGACGTCGGCCTCTTCGGACCGGCCTCCATGGTGCAGGCGATCGACCGCTACGACGCCAAGCCCATCGTCGCCACCGTCCGCTACGGCGCGTCGACCTACAAGTCGCAGTTCAACGTCAAGTGCGACGGGGACTTCCAGACGTTCGAGAGCCTCGAGGGCGCCCGCATGGCGTTCGTCGACCCCGGCTCCACGAGCGGCTACCAGTACCCGTACGCGCACCTGCTCAACAACTACGGCATCGACCCCGACGAGGACATGACCACCATCTTCGCCGGTGGGCACGACGCGTCGGTCCTCGCGGTCTACAACGGCGACGTCGACGTCGCCGCCAGCTTCGACGACGCCCGCAGCAACGTCGAGGGCGACTTCCCCGACGTCATGGACGAGGTGTGCGTCCTCGGCTACACCAACGACATCCCGAACGACGGCGCCGTCGTCCGCTCGGGCCTCAGCGACGAGGTCGCCAACATCATCCGTCAGGCGCTCGTGGAGCTCGGCGACACCGAGGAGGGCGTCGCGATCATCGACGAGCTCGTGAGCGGTGACGCGTTCGCCACCATCAACTCGAGCGCGTACGACCCCGTCCGCGAAGTCCAGAAGACCTTCCAGTAA
- a CDS encoding carbohydrate ABC transporter permease, with protein MRRRNAWILHAVLIAAVTIIAFPILFAVVKATQTRVDVLSPSLIPGTQFFENVRNVFLNANLLVFMRNSFIAAIAVTVGKTTLSLMAGMALVYFRFPFKRVIFGLILLTLMIPIQVLVVPLFDIVSLQPPESLEAWWRWLSRPDRILFQPAEYGFGWANTYAALIVPFLASATGTFLFRQHFMAIPSSLADAARIDGATPWQFLRRILVPMSWNTIGALAVIEFVYVWNQYLWPKVIIRREELQVVQVGLNLIIGTGEGVEWGYVMAGATLSLVPPLLVFMLLQEQFMRGFALSDSK; from the coding sequence ATGCGTCGCCGCAACGCCTGGATCCTGCACGCGGTCCTGATCGCGGCGGTCACGATCATCGCCTTCCCCATCCTCTTCGCCGTCGTCAAGGCCACCCAAACGCGCGTCGACGTGCTCTCCCCCAGCCTGATCCCCGGCACGCAGTTCTTCGAGAACGTCCGCAACGTCTTCCTGAACGCGAACCTGCTCGTCTTCATGCGCAACAGCTTCATCGCCGCCATCGCCGTGACGGTCGGCAAGACCACCCTGTCGCTGATGGCGGGCATGGCGCTCGTGTACTTCCGCTTCCCCTTCAAGCGCGTCATCTTCGGCCTCATCCTGTTGACCCTGATGATCCCCATTCAGGTGTTGGTCGTGCCGTTGTTCGACATCGTCAGCCTGCAACCGCCCGAAAGCCTCGAGGCGTGGTGGCGGTGGTTGTCGCGACCCGACCGGATTCTGTTCCAACCCGCCGAGTACGGCTTCGGTTGGGCGAACACGTACGCGGCGTTGATCGTGCCGTTCCTGGCGTCGGCGACCGGGACGTTCCTGTTCCGCCAGCACTTCATGGCGATCCCCAGCAGCCTCGCCGACGCCGCCCGCATCGACGGCGCGACGCCGTGGCAGTTCCTGCGCCGCATCCTGGTGCCGATGTCGTGGAACACGATCGGTGCGCTCGCCGTCATCGAGTTCGTGTACGTCTGGAACCAGTACCTCTGGCCCAAGGTCATCATCCGCCGCGAGGAACTCCAAGTGGTCCAGGTCGGCCTCAACCTCATCATCGGGACCGGCGAGGGCGTCGAGTGGGGGTACGTGATGGCGGGCGCCACCCTCAGCCTCGTTCCCCCCCTCCTGGTGTTCATGCTGCTCCAGGAACAGTTCATGCGCGGCTTCGCGCTGTCCGATTCGAAGTGA